In Passer domesticus isolate bPasDom1 chromosome 7, bPasDom1.hap1, whole genome shotgun sequence, one genomic interval encodes:
- the STARD8 gene encoding stAR-related lipid transfer protein 8 isoform X4: MNKAGINSSCHEIEAKKACDWLRAAGFPQYAQLYEESSFPLDISAVKKDHSFLDQDSLKSLCRRLMTLNTCASMKLDVHFQRKQNEDSEEEEQCAISTRWTYQRDSKRWSRVGSADVLSQGSEALSCTMHPVSSRESVLTDLSTNPEATSLHSTGSVGSVGGTGGTLGTVAVPSEPPSPLRAAATASSCSQSEGSAPEQPSGQGEGSKEKLKKRRSRSFLKRIESLRRKDKEKPSPERRAAPRSSATLPPGWGSLKSDGDLAAIRTNSSKRGTPAPFHSKKHFFSVSYRTNRLLGPGGAKGSSDPKRGGVYLEDYDTDTATATGGAWAAAECQRRARHGDCLVYIPCDHKPGTFPKSLSIESLCPLAGSSLSHWKAGSAAVGLGGGGSSGSVGGSSSPRGFARRRRGSCSSLGSRVSVYDNVPDFGSSEDFCKDGEVTYENLDDILQHVWVLQQKVELWCKAVSPGLDGGEGGDEEEDEEESDSGGEPSNLHFEEQSMSDVGTSASDFDSTGNSLNEAEEIETRERRDSGVGASLTRPCRKLRWHSFQNSHRPSLNSASLEINRQSSAQLNLLQKCSLLRLTAIMEKYSVPHKQAWTWTVPKFMKRSKVPDYRDKMVFGVPPIVNVQRTGQPLPQSIQQAMRYLRSQCLDQVGIFRKSGVKSRIQALRHMNETSPDNVDYSGQSAYDVADLLKQYFRDLPEPIFTSKLTDTFLQIYQFVSKEQRLQAVQAAIILMPDENREVLQTLLYFLSDIASAEENQMTAGNLAVCLAPSIFHLNVSKKESTSPRAIHKKGTMGKPDQKDLNENMAATQGLSHMISDCKKLFQVSHDILLQLSSSYMAADAYPHPLADLVCQGESKDLHSYFEQSVQNLLKESSEKFKGWMSTPGPLNTELSCKKVGDGHPLRLWKVSTEVEAPPATVLHRVLRERHLWDEDLLQSRVVEALDKDMEVYHYVTDSMAPHPRRDCMVLRRWRTDLPRGACLLSSLSVEHDKVPVEGGVKAIVLTSQYLIEPGAMGRSRVTHICRADLRGRSPEWYNRVFGHLCAMELARIRDSFPALSPAGPETKI; this comes from the exons AAATTGAAGCCAAGAAAGCGTGTGACTGGCTCCGGGCAGCGGGGTTCCCCCAGTATGCCCAGCTGTACGAAG AGTCGTCATTCCCTCTTGACATCAGTGCTGTGAAGAAGGACCACAGCTTCCTGGACCAGGATTCCCTCAAATCCCTGTGCAG GAGGCTGATGACCCTGAACACCTGTGCCTCCATGAAGCTGGATGTTCACTTTCAGCGTAAACAG AATGAAGACTCTGAGGAGGAAGAGCAGTGTGCCATCAGCACCCGGTGGACGTACCAGAGGGACAGCAAAAGGTGGTCACGGGTGGGGTCCGCCGATGTCCTGTCCcagggctcggaggccctgagCTGCACCATGCACCCAGTGTCCAGCCGCGAGAGCGTCCTCACCGACCTCAGCACCAACCCCGAGGCCACGTCCCTGCACAGCACGGGCAGTGTGGGCAGCGTGGGTGGCACGGGTGGCACGCTGGGCACTGTGGCCGTGCCATCCGAGCCCCCGTCCCCTCTCCGTGCCGCTGCCACCgcctccagctgcagccagagcgaGGGCTCTGCCCCGGAGCAGCCCTCGGGCCAGGGAGAGGGCTCCAAGGAGAAGCTGAAGAAGCGACGGTCTCGAAGCTTCCTGAAGCGGATCGAGTCCCTgcggaggaaggacaaggagaagcCCAGCCCAGAGAGGAGGGCGGCTCCGCGCAGCAGCGCCACTCTCCCACCAGGATGGGGCTCTCTGAAGAGTGATGGGGACCTTGCGGCCATCAGGACCAACTCCTCTAAAAGAGGGACACCTGCCCCTTTCCACAGCAAAAAACACTTCTTCTCGGTATCATACAGGACTAACCGCCTGCTCGGCCCCGGGGGCGCCAAGGGCAGCTCTGACCCCAAACGCGGTGGAGTTTACCTGGAGGATTACGACACGGACACGGCCACTGCCACCGGCGGTGCCTGGGCTGCTGCCGAGTGCCAGCGCCGGGCTCGCCATGGCGATTGCCTGGTTTATATCCCCTGTGACCACAAGCCCGGCAccttccccaaatccctgtccatCGAGAGCTTGTGTCCCCTGGCCGGCAGCTCCCTGAGCCACTGGAAGGCAGGGAGTGCGGCCGTGGGGCTGGGCgggggcggcagcagcggcagcgtgGGGGGCTCGTCCTCCCCGAGGGGCTTCGCCCGCCGGCgccggggctcctgcagctccctgggcagccgcGTCAGCGTCTACGACAACGTGCCGGACTTCGGCAGCAGCGAGGATTTCTGCAAGGACGGGGAGGTCACCTACGAGAACCTCGACGACATCCTGCAGCACGTGtgggtgctgcagcagaaggTGGAGCTCTGGTGTAAAGCCGTCTCCCCTGGCCTGGATGGAGGGGAAGGGGGCGAtgaagaggaggatgaggaggagtcGGACTCGGGAGGGGAACCCTCCAACCTGCATTTCGAGGAACAGTCCATGTCGGATGTTGGCACCTCTGCCAGTGACTTTGATAGCACGGGGAACTCCCTCAACGAGGCTGAAGAGATCGAGACACGGGAGCGCCGGGATTCGGGGGTAGGAGCATCCCTCACAAGACCCTGCAG AAAGCTGCGTTGGCACAGCTTCCAGAACTCGCACCGGCCCAGCCTGAACTCGGCCTCGCTGGAGATCAACCGCCAGTCATCGGCCCAGCTCAACCTGCTCCAGAAGTGCTCCCTGCTCCGCCTCACCGCCATCATGGAGAAGTACTCCGTGCCCCACAAGCAGGCCTGGACGTG GACTGTCCCCAAATTCATGAAGCGGAGTAAGGTCCCTGACTACAGGGACAAgatggtttttggggtgccACCCATTGTCAACGTGCAGCGgacggggcagcccctgccccagagcATCCAGCAGGCCATGCGCTACCTGCGCAGCCAGTGCCTGGACCAG GTTGGCATTTTCCGCAAGTCCGGGGTGAAGTCCCGGATCCAGGCGCTCCGGCACATGAACGAGACCAGCCCCGACAACGTCGACTACTCGGGGCAGTCGGCGTACGACGTGGCCGACCTGCTGAAGCAGTACTTCCGCGACCTGCCCGAGCCCATCTTCACCAGCAAGCTGACCGACACCTTCCTGCAGATCTACCAGT TTGTGTCCAAGGAGCAGCGGCTGCAGGCGGTGCAGGCTGCCATCATCCTCATGCCAGATGAGAACAGGGAGGTGCTGCAGACCCTGCTCTACTTCCTGAGCGACATTGCCTCGGCTGAGGAGAACCAGATGACAGCTGGGAACCTGGCTGTGTGCCTGGCCCCCTCCATCTTCCACCTCAACGTGTCCAAGAAGGAAAGCACATCGCCCAG GGCCATACACAAGAAGGGCACCATGGGGAAGCCGGACCAGAAGGACCTCAATGAGAACATGGCTGCGACACAGGGGCTCTCCCACATGATCAGCGACTGCAAGAAGCTCTTCCAG GTCTCCCATGACAtcttgctgcagctgagcagctcctATATGGCTGCAGATGCTTATCCCCACCCCCTGGCTGACTTGGTGTGCCAGGGGGAGAGCAAGGATTTACACTCCTACTTTGAGCAGAGTGTCCAGAACCTGCTCAAAGAGTCGTCAGAGAAATTCAAGGGATGGATGAGCACGCCGGGGCCCCTGAACACAGAGCTGTCCTGCAAAAAG GTTGGGGACGGGCACCCTCTGCGCCTGTGGAAGGTCTCCACGGAGGTCGAGGCCCCTCCTGCCACGGTGCTGCACCGGGTGCTGCGGGAGCGTCACCTGTGGGACGAGGACCTGCTGCAGAGCCGGGTGGTGGAGGCGCTGGACAAGGACATGGAGGTGTACCACTACGTGACGGACAGCATGGCCCCGCACCCGCGCAGGGACTGCATGGTGCTCCG GCGCTGGCGCACGGACCTGCCGCGGGGAGCCTGCCTGCTCAGCTCCCTCTCGGTGGAGCACGACAAGGTGCCCGTGGAGGGAGGTGTCAAGGCCATCGTGCTGACGTCCCAGTACCTCATCGAGCCCGGCGCCATGGGCCGCTCGCGGGTGACGCACATCTGCAGGGCTGACCTCAG gggtCGGTCTCCCGAGTGGTATAACAGGGTCTTTGGCCACCTCTGTGCCATGGAGCTGGCAAGGATCCGAGACTCTTTCCCAGCCCTGAGTCCCGCCGGCCCCGAGACAAAGATTTGA
- the STARD8 gene encoding stAR-related lipid transfer protein 8 isoform X2: protein MSRRAGAGVAAPRRGSGRSLGLRLRRAAAAAPCGGRRRGRAEIEAKKACDWLRAAGFPQYAQLYEESSFPLDISAVKKDHSFLDQDSLKSLCRRLMTLNTCASMKLDVHFQRKQNEDSEEEEQCAISTRWTYQRDSKRWSRVGSADVLSQGSEALSCTMHPVSSRESVLTDLSTNPEATSLHSTGSVGSVGGTGGTLGTVAVPSEPPSPLRAAATASSCSQSEGSAPEQPSGQGEGSKEKLKKRRSRSFLKRIESLRRKDKEKPSPERRAAPRSSATLPPGWGSLKSDGDLAAIRTNSSKRGTPAPFHSKKHFFSVSYRTNRLLGPGGAKGSSDPKRGGVYLEDYDTDTATATGGAWAAAECQRRARHGDCLVYIPCDHKPGTFPKSLSIESLCPLAGSSLSHWKAGSAAVGLGGGGSSGSVGGSSSPRGFARRRRGSCSSLGSRVSVYDNVPDFGSSEDFCKDGEVTYENLDDILQHVWVLQQKVELWCKAVSPGLDGGEGGDEEEDEEESDSGGEPSNLHFEEQSMSDVGTSASDFDSTGNSLNEAEEIETRERRDSGVGASLTRPCRKLRWHSFQNSHRPSLNSASLEINRQSSAQLNLLQKCSLLRLTAIMEKYSVPHKQAWTWTVPKFMKRSKVPDYRDKMVFGVPPIVNVQRTGQPLPQSIQQAMRYLRSQCLDQVGIFRKSGVKSRIQALRHMNETSPDNVDYSGQSAYDVADLLKQYFRDLPEPIFTSKLTDTFLQIYQFVSKEQRLQAVQAAIILMPDENREVLQTLLYFLSDIASAEENQMTAGNLAVCLAPSIFHLNVSKKESTSPRAIHKKGTMGKPDQKDLNENMAATQGLSHMISDCKKLFQVSHDILLQLSSSYMAADAYPHPLADLVCQGESKDLHSYFEQSVQNLLKESSEKFKGWMSTPGPLNTELSCKKVGDGHPLRLWKVSTEVEAPPATVLHRVLRERHLWDEDLLQSRVVEALDKDMEVYHYVTDSMAPHPRRDCMVLRRWRTDLPRGACLLSSLSVEHDKVPVEGGVKAIVLTSQYLIEPGAMGRSRVTHICRADLRGRSPEWYNRVFGHLCAMELARIRDSFPALSPAGPETKI from the exons AAATTGAAGCCAAGAAAGCGTGTGACTGGCTCCGGGCAGCGGGGTTCCCCCAGTATGCCCAGCTGTACGAAG AGTCGTCATTCCCTCTTGACATCAGTGCTGTGAAGAAGGACCACAGCTTCCTGGACCAGGATTCCCTCAAATCCCTGTGCAG GAGGCTGATGACCCTGAACACCTGTGCCTCCATGAAGCTGGATGTTCACTTTCAGCGTAAACAG AATGAAGACTCTGAGGAGGAAGAGCAGTGTGCCATCAGCACCCGGTGGACGTACCAGAGGGACAGCAAAAGGTGGTCACGGGTGGGGTCCGCCGATGTCCTGTCCcagggctcggaggccctgagCTGCACCATGCACCCAGTGTCCAGCCGCGAGAGCGTCCTCACCGACCTCAGCACCAACCCCGAGGCCACGTCCCTGCACAGCACGGGCAGTGTGGGCAGCGTGGGTGGCACGGGTGGCACGCTGGGCACTGTGGCCGTGCCATCCGAGCCCCCGTCCCCTCTCCGTGCCGCTGCCACCgcctccagctgcagccagagcgaGGGCTCTGCCCCGGAGCAGCCCTCGGGCCAGGGAGAGGGCTCCAAGGAGAAGCTGAAGAAGCGACGGTCTCGAAGCTTCCTGAAGCGGATCGAGTCCCTgcggaggaaggacaaggagaagcCCAGCCCAGAGAGGAGGGCGGCTCCGCGCAGCAGCGCCACTCTCCCACCAGGATGGGGCTCTCTGAAGAGTGATGGGGACCTTGCGGCCATCAGGACCAACTCCTCTAAAAGAGGGACACCTGCCCCTTTCCACAGCAAAAAACACTTCTTCTCGGTATCATACAGGACTAACCGCCTGCTCGGCCCCGGGGGCGCCAAGGGCAGCTCTGACCCCAAACGCGGTGGAGTTTACCTGGAGGATTACGACACGGACACGGCCACTGCCACCGGCGGTGCCTGGGCTGCTGCCGAGTGCCAGCGCCGGGCTCGCCATGGCGATTGCCTGGTTTATATCCCCTGTGACCACAAGCCCGGCAccttccccaaatccctgtccatCGAGAGCTTGTGTCCCCTGGCCGGCAGCTCCCTGAGCCACTGGAAGGCAGGGAGTGCGGCCGTGGGGCTGGGCgggggcggcagcagcggcagcgtgGGGGGCTCGTCCTCCCCGAGGGGCTTCGCCCGCCGGCgccggggctcctgcagctccctgggcagccgcGTCAGCGTCTACGACAACGTGCCGGACTTCGGCAGCAGCGAGGATTTCTGCAAGGACGGGGAGGTCACCTACGAGAACCTCGACGACATCCTGCAGCACGTGtgggtgctgcagcagaaggTGGAGCTCTGGTGTAAAGCCGTCTCCCCTGGCCTGGATGGAGGGGAAGGGGGCGAtgaagaggaggatgaggaggagtcGGACTCGGGAGGGGAACCCTCCAACCTGCATTTCGAGGAACAGTCCATGTCGGATGTTGGCACCTCTGCCAGTGACTTTGATAGCACGGGGAACTCCCTCAACGAGGCTGAAGAGATCGAGACACGGGAGCGCCGGGATTCGGGGGTAGGAGCATCCCTCACAAGACCCTGCAG AAAGCTGCGTTGGCACAGCTTCCAGAACTCGCACCGGCCCAGCCTGAACTCGGCCTCGCTGGAGATCAACCGCCAGTCATCGGCCCAGCTCAACCTGCTCCAGAAGTGCTCCCTGCTCCGCCTCACCGCCATCATGGAGAAGTACTCCGTGCCCCACAAGCAGGCCTGGACGTG GACTGTCCCCAAATTCATGAAGCGGAGTAAGGTCCCTGACTACAGGGACAAgatggtttttggggtgccACCCATTGTCAACGTGCAGCGgacggggcagcccctgccccagagcATCCAGCAGGCCATGCGCTACCTGCGCAGCCAGTGCCTGGACCAG GTTGGCATTTTCCGCAAGTCCGGGGTGAAGTCCCGGATCCAGGCGCTCCGGCACATGAACGAGACCAGCCCCGACAACGTCGACTACTCGGGGCAGTCGGCGTACGACGTGGCCGACCTGCTGAAGCAGTACTTCCGCGACCTGCCCGAGCCCATCTTCACCAGCAAGCTGACCGACACCTTCCTGCAGATCTACCAGT TTGTGTCCAAGGAGCAGCGGCTGCAGGCGGTGCAGGCTGCCATCATCCTCATGCCAGATGAGAACAGGGAGGTGCTGCAGACCCTGCTCTACTTCCTGAGCGACATTGCCTCGGCTGAGGAGAACCAGATGACAGCTGGGAACCTGGCTGTGTGCCTGGCCCCCTCCATCTTCCACCTCAACGTGTCCAAGAAGGAAAGCACATCGCCCAG GGCCATACACAAGAAGGGCACCATGGGGAAGCCGGACCAGAAGGACCTCAATGAGAACATGGCTGCGACACAGGGGCTCTCCCACATGATCAGCGACTGCAAGAAGCTCTTCCAG GTCTCCCATGACAtcttgctgcagctgagcagctcctATATGGCTGCAGATGCTTATCCCCACCCCCTGGCTGACTTGGTGTGCCAGGGGGAGAGCAAGGATTTACACTCCTACTTTGAGCAGAGTGTCCAGAACCTGCTCAAAGAGTCGTCAGAGAAATTCAAGGGATGGATGAGCACGCCGGGGCCCCTGAACACAGAGCTGTCCTGCAAAAAG GTTGGGGACGGGCACCCTCTGCGCCTGTGGAAGGTCTCCACGGAGGTCGAGGCCCCTCCTGCCACGGTGCTGCACCGGGTGCTGCGGGAGCGTCACCTGTGGGACGAGGACCTGCTGCAGAGCCGGGTGGTGGAGGCGCTGGACAAGGACATGGAGGTGTACCACTACGTGACGGACAGCATGGCCCCGCACCCGCGCAGGGACTGCATGGTGCTCCG GCGCTGGCGCACGGACCTGCCGCGGGGAGCCTGCCTGCTCAGCTCCCTCTCGGTGGAGCACGACAAGGTGCCCGTGGAGGGAGGTGTCAAGGCCATCGTGCTGACGTCCCAGTACCTCATCGAGCCCGGCGCCATGGGCCGCTCGCGGGTGACGCACATCTGCAGGGCTGACCTCAG gggtCGGTCTCCCGAGTGGTATAACAGGGTCTTTGGCCACCTCTGTGCCATGGAGCTGGCAAGGATCCGAGACTCTTTCCCAGCCCTGAGTCCCGCCGGCCCCGAGACAAAGATTTGA
- the STARD8 gene encoding stAR-related lipid transfer protein 8 isoform X1 — translation MPLLDFFWACFKRAKKFTLLEDKKDAEIEAKKACDWLRAAGFPQYAQLYEESSFPLDISAVKKDHSFLDQDSLKSLCRRLMTLNTCASMKLDVHFQRKQNEDSEEEEQCAISTRWTYQRDSKRWSRVGSADVLSQGSEALSCTMHPVSSRESVLTDLSTNPEATSLHSTGSVGSVGGTGGTLGTVAVPSEPPSPLRAAATASSCSQSEGSAPEQPSGQGEGSKEKLKKRRSRSFLKRIESLRRKDKEKPSPERRAAPRSSATLPPGWGSLKSDGDLAAIRTNSSKRGTPAPFHSKKHFFSVSYRTNRLLGPGGAKGSSDPKRGGVYLEDYDTDTATATGGAWAAAECQRRARHGDCLVYIPCDHKPGTFPKSLSIESLCPLAGSSLSHWKAGSAAVGLGGGGSSGSVGGSSSPRGFARRRRGSCSSLGSRVSVYDNVPDFGSSEDFCKDGEVTYENLDDILQHVWVLQQKVELWCKAVSPGLDGGEGGDEEEDEEESDSGGEPSNLHFEEQSMSDVGTSASDFDSTGNSLNEAEEIETRERRDSGVGASLTRPCRKLRWHSFQNSHRPSLNSASLEINRQSSAQLNLLQKCSLLRLTAIMEKYSVPHKQAWTWTVPKFMKRSKVPDYRDKMVFGVPPIVNVQRTGQPLPQSIQQAMRYLRSQCLDQVGIFRKSGVKSRIQALRHMNETSPDNVDYSGQSAYDVADLLKQYFRDLPEPIFTSKLTDTFLQIYQFVSKEQRLQAVQAAIILMPDENREVLQTLLYFLSDIASAEENQMTAGNLAVCLAPSIFHLNVSKKESTSPRAIHKKGTMGKPDQKDLNENMAATQGLSHMISDCKKLFQVSHDILLQLSSSYMAADAYPHPLADLVCQGESKDLHSYFEQSVQNLLKESSEKFKGWMSTPGPLNTELSCKKVGDGHPLRLWKVSTEVEAPPATVLHRVLRERHLWDEDLLQSRVVEALDKDMEVYHYVTDSMAPHPRRDCMVLRRWRTDLPRGACLLSSLSVEHDKVPVEGGVKAIVLTSQYLIEPGAMGRSRVTHICRADLRGRSPEWYNRVFGHLCAMELARIRDSFPALSPAGPETKI, via the exons AAATTGAAGCCAAGAAAGCGTGTGACTGGCTCCGGGCAGCGGGGTTCCCCCAGTATGCCCAGCTGTACGAAG AGTCGTCATTCCCTCTTGACATCAGTGCTGTGAAGAAGGACCACAGCTTCCTGGACCAGGATTCCCTCAAATCCCTGTGCAG GAGGCTGATGACCCTGAACACCTGTGCCTCCATGAAGCTGGATGTTCACTTTCAGCGTAAACAG AATGAAGACTCTGAGGAGGAAGAGCAGTGTGCCATCAGCACCCGGTGGACGTACCAGAGGGACAGCAAAAGGTGGTCACGGGTGGGGTCCGCCGATGTCCTGTCCcagggctcggaggccctgagCTGCACCATGCACCCAGTGTCCAGCCGCGAGAGCGTCCTCACCGACCTCAGCACCAACCCCGAGGCCACGTCCCTGCACAGCACGGGCAGTGTGGGCAGCGTGGGTGGCACGGGTGGCACGCTGGGCACTGTGGCCGTGCCATCCGAGCCCCCGTCCCCTCTCCGTGCCGCTGCCACCgcctccagctgcagccagagcgaGGGCTCTGCCCCGGAGCAGCCCTCGGGCCAGGGAGAGGGCTCCAAGGAGAAGCTGAAGAAGCGACGGTCTCGAAGCTTCCTGAAGCGGATCGAGTCCCTgcggaggaaggacaaggagaagcCCAGCCCAGAGAGGAGGGCGGCTCCGCGCAGCAGCGCCACTCTCCCACCAGGATGGGGCTCTCTGAAGAGTGATGGGGACCTTGCGGCCATCAGGACCAACTCCTCTAAAAGAGGGACACCTGCCCCTTTCCACAGCAAAAAACACTTCTTCTCGGTATCATACAGGACTAACCGCCTGCTCGGCCCCGGGGGCGCCAAGGGCAGCTCTGACCCCAAACGCGGTGGAGTTTACCTGGAGGATTACGACACGGACACGGCCACTGCCACCGGCGGTGCCTGGGCTGCTGCCGAGTGCCAGCGCCGGGCTCGCCATGGCGATTGCCTGGTTTATATCCCCTGTGACCACAAGCCCGGCAccttccccaaatccctgtccatCGAGAGCTTGTGTCCCCTGGCCGGCAGCTCCCTGAGCCACTGGAAGGCAGGGAGTGCGGCCGTGGGGCTGGGCgggggcggcagcagcggcagcgtgGGGGGCTCGTCCTCCCCGAGGGGCTTCGCCCGCCGGCgccggggctcctgcagctccctgggcagccgcGTCAGCGTCTACGACAACGTGCCGGACTTCGGCAGCAGCGAGGATTTCTGCAAGGACGGGGAGGTCACCTACGAGAACCTCGACGACATCCTGCAGCACGTGtgggtgctgcagcagaaggTGGAGCTCTGGTGTAAAGCCGTCTCCCCTGGCCTGGATGGAGGGGAAGGGGGCGAtgaagaggaggatgaggaggagtcGGACTCGGGAGGGGAACCCTCCAACCTGCATTTCGAGGAACAGTCCATGTCGGATGTTGGCACCTCTGCCAGTGACTTTGATAGCACGGGGAACTCCCTCAACGAGGCTGAAGAGATCGAGACACGGGAGCGCCGGGATTCGGGGGTAGGAGCATCCCTCACAAGACCCTGCAG AAAGCTGCGTTGGCACAGCTTCCAGAACTCGCACCGGCCCAGCCTGAACTCGGCCTCGCTGGAGATCAACCGCCAGTCATCGGCCCAGCTCAACCTGCTCCAGAAGTGCTCCCTGCTCCGCCTCACCGCCATCATGGAGAAGTACTCCGTGCCCCACAAGCAGGCCTGGACGTG GACTGTCCCCAAATTCATGAAGCGGAGTAAGGTCCCTGACTACAGGGACAAgatggtttttggggtgccACCCATTGTCAACGTGCAGCGgacggggcagcccctgccccagagcATCCAGCAGGCCATGCGCTACCTGCGCAGCCAGTGCCTGGACCAG GTTGGCATTTTCCGCAAGTCCGGGGTGAAGTCCCGGATCCAGGCGCTCCGGCACATGAACGAGACCAGCCCCGACAACGTCGACTACTCGGGGCAGTCGGCGTACGACGTGGCCGACCTGCTGAAGCAGTACTTCCGCGACCTGCCCGAGCCCATCTTCACCAGCAAGCTGACCGACACCTTCCTGCAGATCTACCAGT TTGTGTCCAAGGAGCAGCGGCTGCAGGCGGTGCAGGCTGCCATCATCCTCATGCCAGATGAGAACAGGGAGGTGCTGCAGACCCTGCTCTACTTCCTGAGCGACATTGCCTCGGCTGAGGAGAACCAGATGACAGCTGGGAACCTGGCTGTGTGCCTGGCCCCCTCCATCTTCCACCTCAACGTGTCCAAGAAGGAAAGCACATCGCCCAG GGCCATACACAAGAAGGGCACCATGGGGAAGCCGGACCAGAAGGACCTCAATGAGAACATGGCTGCGACACAGGGGCTCTCCCACATGATCAGCGACTGCAAGAAGCTCTTCCAG GTCTCCCATGACAtcttgctgcagctgagcagctcctATATGGCTGCAGATGCTTATCCCCACCCCCTGGCTGACTTGGTGTGCCAGGGGGAGAGCAAGGATTTACACTCCTACTTTGAGCAGAGTGTCCAGAACCTGCTCAAAGAGTCGTCAGAGAAATTCAAGGGATGGATGAGCACGCCGGGGCCCCTGAACACAGAGCTGTCCTGCAAAAAG GTTGGGGACGGGCACCCTCTGCGCCTGTGGAAGGTCTCCACGGAGGTCGAGGCCCCTCCTGCCACGGTGCTGCACCGGGTGCTGCGGGAGCGTCACCTGTGGGACGAGGACCTGCTGCAGAGCCGGGTGGTGGAGGCGCTGGACAAGGACATGGAGGTGTACCACTACGTGACGGACAGCATGGCCCCGCACCCGCGCAGGGACTGCATGGTGCTCCG GCGCTGGCGCACGGACCTGCCGCGGGGAGCCTGCCTGCTCAGCTCCCTCTCGGTGGAGCACGACAAGGTGCCCGTGGAGGGAGGTGTCAAGGCCATCGTGCTGACGTCCCAGTACCTCATCGAGCCCGGCGCCATGGGCCGCTCGCGGGTGACGCACATCTGCAGGGCTGACCTCAG gggtCGGTCTCCCGAGTGGTATAACAGGGTCTTTGGCCACCTCTGTGCCATGGAGCTGGCAAGGATCCGAGACTCTTTCCCAGCCCTGAGTCCCGCCGGCCCCGAGACAAAGATTTGA